The stretch of DNA TATTTTGTGAAAGCCAATAGCTAAAATCGAAGGAAATAATTCGAGGCAATAACCACAGACCAATACAGCATATGAAAAAAACACTGGTTTTAATTACGACCTTATCCGTACTGTATTTTACCACTTGCCGTGATGCAGGTGATGGGGCGATGGCAGAGACTTTAAAAACAGAATTAGTGGCAGCTCAAGCAGCATTAGCGGCAGCCCAAAGCGAACTTGAAACGCTTAAGGAAGCTGATGAAGTTCAACTTATTCATATCGTTTACTTCAACATCAAACCTGATCTTTCTGAGGAAGAATTGACCGCTTTCAAGAAGGAAGTCAATCGTTTAGCAGCCATTGATCAGGTAAAGTTTTTCAAATTTGGCCCTTTCGAAGACCTTGGTGATCAAAGGGCCCTATCCAACTATAAGATGGTGATGGAGATGGGATTTAATAGCAAAGAAGACTATATGGCCTATCAAGAAGACCCTGTGCACCTGGAGGTCAAACAGCATACCATGACTTACTTAGCAGGGCCTCCGGCTACTTACGATTTTCGGCCTCAGCACTCAGGGGGTGACTAAACTAGGGAAGGGGCTAGGCTTAGTCACCCTCTGTCGAATGCAATAAAGTCGTGTCAGTAAAAGTGCAATAAAGTCGTGTCAGGTGTTCGGCTTGGCTATTTCGATGGAATTCTGGGTTTTGGCCCATGCCATAAAGGCTTGGATATCCCCAGCTAGGTCCTTGTGATCGATCCCTTTGGGCTTTAAGCAAGCAATAGCTTTCTGGTTATCATCCTCAAAAATGAAGCACTTGGTTTGTAAATCAAACCTAATGGCGACCTCTGTTCTTGGCTGGGCCAGTCTTAATGAGTACTGTTTTGTTCCTAGACCTATAGTGCGGTTATCTGTGACTTTTCGGTACCAAGGTTTGCATTGAGCTAAATATTGATAGATTTTTTCAACATCGAAAATCTTATGCTCTATTGCAGGATTGTAATACTTGGTAGAGTGCTTGGCCGATGGATGAGCCTTTAAAGGAGCTTGGCCTTTGAGGTTACGGCATGGGATATGAAAATTAAGTCGCTTACGTCGGGCCTGGCAAGTGGCAAACAGAGTGGAGTGATCAGCATAAATTTTATTTTGACACACCTGTCTATCCATGGTTTGGTGGCTGCGCTCTACAGCCCCTTGCTTAAAGGGTTTGCCACCCGGCGTATAGATAATATGGCTCCCCATGCCAATTAGCCAAAGACATAATGGGGTGGGAAAAGGCGAAGGGTGAGTATTGTCAAAAAAGATACTTTCATGATCTAATTGCAGACAATTATTCAGGCCAAATTCCATCCACCCTAGGCGTACTACCCTTTGATAGTCTGCTTTTTCAGGATGATTCTGTGGAGTAGCTAAGACCAAAGGGTAGGACTGGACATAAGCTTTGGAAAAGGTATCTTTGATATTAAGCATTGCTACACTTCCAAGATCAGGGACTGGTTTATTACCCTCCGCATCCAACTGCCATACATCATGGGGGAATTGACCAATGACCAATTGAATATCCGGTAGGGTACAGGGTGGACGGTAGGGACGTACTCGGTTGCAATTCTTTAGGTAACTATTGATAGACCGTACACTGGGAAGAGAATGATCTGCCAAAGTCTGGTCTAATTCCAGTTCTACTCGTAAGGTAATGGCCCCCCAGCCCCCTAGACCTGGCCGCAATTGGTCAATGCGTTTAAGAACAGTGGCAGAAAAAGTCCCTGCTACACCACAACAGGGTCGACCCATTCCAGGACATAGGGGCCCCCTTTTTTGATGACTTGGCCCCATTTTCGGGTCGTCCGTAGTGAAAGTGATAGCGTCTTGGCTATTTCTGGATAAGCCTTCCCGGCTAGTAGCATCGAACGGATCGCTTCTTTTTGTACAAGGGTCGTCTTAGGCATGAGTCAGTATTTTGCTCCTGACTGTAAAGATGACACGATTTTTTTGCACTTTTGTTAACACGACTTTATTGCATTCGACACCCTCTGACTCACGTCGCGCCGCGTGGGACTCAGCGCTCCGCATTGTACCCGACGCCGCCAAACTGGAACACCTCAGAGTCCGTCCGGGCATTGGAGAGCAAGGATGCCATAGCAGCCACCTTCTCCGGAAATTCGGCTGCCAGGTCATGCGTTTCACCAATGTCTTTGCTCAAATCGTAAAGCTCAAAGGGGCGCGGTTCTCCTTTACCCACATTGTATCGCACCAGCTTCCAGTCACCTTGCCGGAGGGCGACACGGCCGCCCTGGCTATGAAATTCCCAATACAAATAGTCATGTTCCTTTTGAGTATGTTCTCCCAAGAGGCTGGGTAGGTAAGAAATACCATCTATATCACCTTTAATCGTTTGCCCTGTCAGGTCCGCCAGGGTGGGCATAAAGTCCCAGAAAGCTGAGATGTGGTCGGAAGAACTTCCTGCTTTGATTTTGCCAGGCCAACTGGCAATTAAGGGAACCCGGATGCCCCCTTCATAAAGGTCTCGCTTATAGCCTTTCAATGGGCCGTTGCTATCGAAATAATCGGGATCAGCTCCGCCTTCCAGGTGGGGGCCATTGTCGGAGGTGAAGATAATCAGGGTGTTTTCTGCCAAACCTAATGCTTTCACCTTAGCTACGACTTCACCGACTTGTTGGTCCAAGAGGTCAATCATAGCAACAAAAGCAGCATGTGATTCGGACTGGGTACCGTAGGGGCCTGTTCGGTATTTCTCCCCCTCATCCACGCCATCATATGCCTTTTCGGGTGGGTATTTTCCTCGGTATTTCTCCATATAAGATTCAAGCGCGAAGAGCTCGGCATGAGGGATAGGCGAGGCATAAAAAAGGAAAAAAGGTTTGTCTTTGTTGTTTTCGATAAAAGAAAGGGCTTTTTCATGAATCGTATTTGGGGCATATGTTCCTTTTTGTTGGCCCTCATTGCCAGGAAGCATATATTTCTCTTGGTTGTTCCAAAGGTAGTAAGGGTAATAATGATGTGCTAGGCGTTGACAATTATAGCCAAAAAACTGGTCCACACCTTGATTATTGGGGTCTCCTTCGGAGCCGGGGTAGCCAAGCCCCCATTTGCCAAAAACGCCGGTCGTATACCCCATTTCCTTGAGCATTTCAGGTAGCATATAGGTCTCAGCCGGAATGGGCCATTGGCCCTCAGGCTGGATTTCATGGTTATCTCTAACCGGTGTATGGCCCGTGTGAAGCCCCGTCAGCAAGCAGGAACGAGAAGGTGCACAAACGGTAGATCCCGCATAATGTTGTGTGAAACGAATGCCCTCGGCGGCTAATCGATCGATATTGGGTGTTTGGAAGTTTTGCTGGCCATAACAACCCAAATCCCCATATCCTAAATCATCAGCTAAGATATAAATGATGTTGGGCAAGGTGCTATGTTCTTTTTTGCTGTTCGCTTCATGAGCAGGGTTCCCACATGCTGACATTAAAGATAAAAGGCAGAAGAGGGAGAATATAAGGTAAAGCGGATTAATTTTTCGGGTCATTAATTTCTGATTGAGGAATGAGAAACATATGCTAAGATAGAATTTAGGCCGGATAGTAGGCATATAAAAGTAGGGAATGAACTAAATGTCGATATTTATTGACTGATTTGTATCAAAAGGGTTGGGGCATCTTCCGCGTTTTTCTCAAGAATAGCCTGTTGTGGAATCCAAAAAAATGGATAGCACCCAGATGATCAATGCCAAGTTGTAGGCTAAATACAGCTCGTGGTACAACTTGGCTTCATTATGCACATTTTGAAAAGAGGGAAAACTTCGTCGTTTGCTGGCTTCCGCTTCCATCTTTTCCCACACTTTTTCCCTTATCTTTGTTGTTTAAAAAATAAGGATAAAAAATAAAACATGACAAATATCACGGTGATTGGAGCAGGAACAATGGGTAATGGTATCGCTCACGTCTTTGCGATGAATGGGTTTCAAGTAGCTTTAGTGGATATTTCTCAGGAGGCTCTACAAAAAGGATTAGCCACCATTGCAAAAAACCTGGATAGGATGCTTAGTAAAGAGCGTATTACGGAACAGGACAAGGTCATGACCTTAAGCAATATAAAAGCTTTCACCCGTATCGAGGAAGGTGTAAAAAATACAGATTTGGTCGTAGAAGCTGCCACTGAAAATGTTGATTTAAAACTGAAGATATTTCAAGAGATTGATCAATTCGCCCCGGCTAGGGCCATTTTAGCTTCCAACACCTCTTCTATCTCCCTCACCCGCATTGCTGCCGCCACCCAACGCCCTGAGAAGGTGATTGGTATGCATTTTATGAACCCGGTACCGGTGATGAAACTAGTGGAGATTATCCGAGGCTATTCCACTACAGATGAGGTCACCCAAGTGATTATGGACCTTTCTGAAAAATTGGGCAAGATTCCCGTTGAGGTCAAGGATTATCCGGGTTTTGTGTCTAATCGCATTCTCATTCCCATGATCAATGAAGCGATTTATACCCTATTTGAGGGCGTTGCTGGGGTAACCGAGATAGATACTGTGATGAAACTGGGAATGGCTCACCCGATGGGGCCCTTACAACTAGCTGATTTCATTGGCCTCGATGTATGTCTGGCGATTTGTAACGTATTGTATGAAGGATTTGGCAACCCCAAATACGCTCCTTGTCCTTTACTTGTGAATATGGTGATGGCTGGCAAAAAAGGGGTGAAATCAGGAGAAGGATTTTATACCTATACGCAGGGTACAAAAGAATTAGTCGTCTCCAAAGCCTTCAGGTAAAAGGGGGGAAATGGGGAAGCCGGAAGTTTGAAGTTGGAAATGGGAATTTTCTCACTTCCAATAAATTAGCAAAAAAAAAGTATATGACAGCAGTAGCTCCTTACCAAGCCAAGCACAAAATCAGAATCCTTACTGCCGGTTCATTATTTGATGGGCATGATGTGGCCATTAATATCATGCGGCGCATTATTCAACGCTCAGGTGCGGAGGTTATCCACCTGGGGCACAACCGGCCGGTGCATGAAATCGTAAATGCAGCGATTCAGGAGGATGTACAAGGTATTGCCATTACGTCTTACCAGGGAGGGCACATGGAGTTTTTCAAATATATTTATGACTTGCTGAGGGAAAAAGGGGCTGGACATATTAAAATCTTTGGCGGCGGCGGCGGCACTATCTTGCCAACCGAGATTGACGCACTACATGCTTATGGAATCAACCGCATTTATTCTCCTGATGATGGCCGCTTAATGGGCCTGCAAGGAATGATCAATGATCTTTTGCAGCAATGTGATTATCCATTAGGTGTGAACCTTAACGGGGAATGGGAAAAAAGTGCGACACAAGATTCTGTAGCCATCGCAAGATTAATTACTGCCATTGAAAATTACCCTGAACAGCAAGAACAACAGATTAAAAAACTAGCAGCTAAAGTACAGGATAGCAAGATACCTGTGTTGGGTATAACTGGCACTGGCGGTGCCGGAAAATCCAGCTTGGTAGATGAGTTAATTCTTCGTTATTTGAATGTATTCCCTAAAGAAAAAATAGGTATTATCTCCGTCGATCCTTCCAAACGAAAAACAGGCGGGGCACTGCTGGGCGATCGAATTCGGATGAATGCCATTGCACATGAAGGCGTGTACATGCGCTCCATCGCCACCCGACAGGTCAATCTGGCACTTTCCAAGCAGGTAGGAGAAGCGCTAAATGTCTTGAAATATGCCCAATTTGATTTGATCATTTTAGAGACATCGGGGATTGGGCAATCAGATTCGGAGATTGTAGATTATGCAGATATTTCTGTGTATGTGATGACACCCGAGTATGGCGCTGCATCGCAGTTGGAGAAAATCGATATGCTGGACTTTGCCGATATAGTGGTTCTGAATAAATTTGACAAAAGCGGCGCGGAGGATGCCCTCCGGGATGTAAAAAAGCAATACCAACGCAATCACGATTTGTGGGAACAAACAGTGGATGAAATGCCGGTCTATGGTACGATTGCGTCTCAATTTAATGATGCGGGCACTAATGTGTTGTTTAAAGCCTTGGTTGAGAAGCTCTTTCCCGGTAAGTTGGCTCAATTAGCTGAAACCTTGCCATTGAGTAGCCAAAAAATAGCTATCATTCCACCCAGTAGGGTTCGTTATTTATCAGAAATAACAGCGGCCATTCGTCAATATGATGCGGAGACCGAAGCGCAAAGCGAAATTGCGCGCAAGTTATTCGGAATCAAGGTGACGAAGGATTGCCTGACAACAGCTAAGCCCCTTGTCTTAGATACATTAGACCAAACTGCAGCGGAATTATCGGAAAAACTAAGTAAAGAAACGCAACAGCTTTTAGAGACATGGGAAGCTAAAAAAGCGGCGTATAGTGCAGACGAATATATTTATACCGTACGGGACAGGGAAATAAAAGTCCCTACCTATACGACGTCCCTTTCTCACAACAAAATACCCCGAATTGCCCTACCTAGCTTTAAGGATTGGGGTGAAATCGTAAAGTGGGGTAGGCAGGAAAACGTGCCAGGTGAATTTCCTTTTACGGCAGGGGTATTTCCCTTCAAACGCAAGGGCGAAGACCCTACCCGTATGTTTGCTGGCGAAGGCGCCCCAGAGCGTACCAATAAGCGCTTTCATTATTTATCAAAAGATACACCCGCCAAACGCTTGTCTACGGCCTTCGATTCGGTAACGCTCTATGGCGAAGATCCTGACTATCGCCCCGATATTTATGGAAAGGTAGGTAACTCTGGCGTGAATATTTGTTGTCTGGATGATGCCAAAAAGCTTTATTCCGGCTTCGACCTTTGCGACCCGAAGACCTCTGTTTCGATGACCATCAATGGTCCAGCTGCAACCATTTGTGCTTTTTTTATGAATGCGGCCATTGACCAACAATGTGAAAAATACCTCGTTGAACACCAATTGGAACACCTCGTCGAAGCTAAGCTCAAAAACTTATACGATGACCGTGGCTATAAACGACCTGTTTATGAGGGGCCCATACCAGCGGGGAATAATGGACTGGGTTTGAAACTGCTTGGGTTGACTGGCGATCAGGTTTTGGAGCCATCCATTTACCATACGATAAAAGCAAAAGCCCTGCAATCAGTACGAGGAACGGTTCAGGCTGATATTTTAAAAGAAGACCAGGCACAGAATACCTGCATCTTTTCTACAGAATTCTCCTTGAAGCTCATGGGAGACGTACAAGCTTATTTCATTGAGCATAAAGTCCAGAATTTTTACTCCGTGTCTATTTCAGGTTATCATATTGCCGAGGCAGGGGCCAACCCTATTTCTCAATTGGCCTTCACGCTAGCCAATGGATTTACATTTGTGGAGTATTACCTGGCGAGGGGTATGCATATCGATGACTTTGCACCCAATTTATCATTTTTTTTCTCCAATGGTATTGATCCGGAGTATGCTGTTATTGGGCGTGTTGCCCGTCGTATCTGGGCCAAAGCGATGAAATACAGGTATGGTGCCAATGAGCGCTCTCAAAAGCTCAAGTACCATATTCAAACTTCTGGTCGTTCCTTGCACGCCCAAGAGATTTCTTTTAATGACATTCGAACAACCTTGCAGGCGCTTTACGCCATTTATGATAATTGCAATTCCCTCCATACCAATGCCTATGATGAAGCCATTACGACCCCAACAGAAGAAAGTGTGCGTCGGGCGGTAGCTATTCAGATGATTATCAACCATGAGTTGGGATTGGCCAAGAATGAAAATCCATTACAGGGTGCATTTATTATTGATGAATTGACGACGTTGGTAGAAGAAGCCGTCTTGGCTGAATTTGACCGCATCACCGATAGAGGAGGCGTACTTGGCGCGATGGAAACGATGTATCAGAGAGGTAAAATCCAAGAAGAAAGCCTTCACTATGAGATGCTCAAGCACACCGGAGAATATCCGATTATTGGGGTAAATACCTTTCTTTCTAGCGAAGGTTCCCCGACTATTACACCGAAGGAAGTCATCCGCGCCACCAAGGCGGAAAAAGAGCACCAGATCCAAAACTTGCAGAATCTTCACCAAGCTAATCTGGCTAAATCACAAGCATCACTTGCCAAGCTTCAGCAAGTTGCTTTGCAAAACGGGAATGTTTTTGAGCAACTTTTAGAAACAGGGAAATATAGTTCTCTGGGGCAGATCACGCATGCGCTTTATACGGTAGGCGGGCAGTATCGACGGAATATGTAACAAGGAAAGCTTGCATTTTTGGAGCATTTTTCGGGGGTTTTATTTTTTTTTGAAAAAAGTGGGGTAAAAGTTATGGAATTTTGGCGGTTTGTGCGTCTATGTAATAGGGGGCGGCGGCGGCTTAGACTTTCCAAGTTTTTAAAACTTGGAAAGTCTGCCAGACTGCCAGACTGCCAGACTGCCGCAGACTGCCGCAGCCTGCCAGCTGTCTGGAGGCAGCGAGTCCAGCCTATAGCCTAACCCCTAAAGCCCCTACCTTTGGCCGTAGCCGAATAATCATCCCAACATCTACCCCTAGATACAGAAAACCATCGGGGCCTTGCTTTACGCAACGAATTCGCCATGGGTAATCCGTTAATAAACGTTCCTCTTTGACTACTTCATTACCTTCGAGCACTAGTCGATTGAGATGCCGCCCAGCCATGGCGCCAATAAAAAGATCACCTCGCCACCCAGGAAAGGCATCACCCAGGTAAAACGACATTCCGCTAGGCGCAATGGAGGGGACATAATAATAGATAGGTTGCTCCATTCCTGCTTTTTGGGTAATCCCAGCCCCAACTGGCCCGCCCTCATATTCTTCTCCATAAGTGATAATCGGCCAGCCATAGTTCCTGCCTGGACGAACAATGTTTACCTCGTCTCCTCCCTTAGGGCCATGTTCATGTAGCCACAATTCCCCCGTGCGAGGATGAAAAGCCATGCCTTGTTGGTTGCGGTGCCCGTAACTCCATATTTCTGGCAGCGCATTAGGGGTTGAGCGGAATGGATTATCTGCTGGAATGCGGCCATCATCATGAAGTCGAATAACTTTCCCATTGTGGGTTTGTAAGGACTGGGCTGAATCCCTGGTCAAGCGATCACCAATGGTAATGAATAAATAATGATCCCGAATGAGTAGTCGACAACCATAATGATCGCTCGTTTTGAAATAGGGTTGAGCCAGGAAAATACTTTCCCGATCTTCCAGGCAATGCTCCTTAAGCCGTACCCTATCAACAGCGGTTGTCGTCATACTGTCTTGTCGGCCAATGGTATAGGCTAAATAAATCCAACCATTTTCGATATAATCAGGGTGTACCAAGACATCCATCATGCCTACATGTTTTTGCTGGTGAACTGGTGGAAGATTACAAACGTCCGTTAATGCCCCGGTTTCCGTGTCGAGAATGTTTAATTTACCTTCAGGCCGTTGGGTCACCAACAAGCGGCCATCTGGGAGCCAGTCCATACCAAATGGAACAAATAAGGCAGCGGTGATGGTATCCAGTTGGAAATCGGCTGCTTCACTTTTGATAATAACTCCTTCCTTAACGAGTTGCTTAGGCGTTTCAGTTGAGGTACATTGTAGCAAGCATAATATTCCTACCACGCTACCCATCATATTTTTTGTCATAGTAACAGTCGAATGGTTTGAAGGCAAAGCAAAGCAACGGTTAGTAGAATAGCTATTGAATTAATTAATCTGACACAGAAATTGTCAGAGAAGGCGTTTTTTGTAGTCAACCTAATTACTTATTTTTAAGCATGGAGCAAATACAATTAAATGGATGAACTACTCCTCTTTAAGTTAGCGCCAGGCGAAACGCTAACTCAAGGTTTCCAATCGTTAGACGAATTAAAATTAACCATGCTATTTCCCGTCAACATCTTGGGAAGAGGCTTTACCTATTATTATGAAGAGTGGGTGAAAAATATACAAATAGGGTCTGAAAGCATCAAAGCGACTATTCAGGGCAATGAAAATTATACCACCCAAGTCCTACAGAAAGGCAATGAAGTCTATGGTAACTGTAATTGCCCTTTTGATGGTAAATGCAAGCATTTAGCAGCCTTGGTCATATACGTTATGCACGATATGAAATCATAAGCTGCTCTATTCCTTAACAACCCTTGCACTAAATAAGGGCCCGCCTCGGTGCCCCACATGTGGCTGAATCCGAATAGTCACTTGCTGTTTCCCTTTGGTTAAATTGGCAGGAATAGGATATGTAATATCTATAAATTGACCATCGGCCTTTTGAGATATATTCTCGGTAGCAATTTTTTCATCATCTACCAGAATATCGAATGTTTTACTGCCGGTAAAACCTCCCCAGTATTCGAACACTAAAGCAAGAGGCGCATCGGGGAGTACTTTCATGTTAAAGCTAAACCAACCACCGCGTTCGGCTACCCTAAATTTTTTATCCTTGAAATGTTCTACCCGTATTTTATCTCCTTGCAAATGATGATTTCGCTCAGGTTGCATTTCGCCGAGTTCAAAAAAATCATAGGTTCTGGCTTCCAAGGCTTTCTTGGCGGCGACTTCAGCTGCATAGGCCTTTTTTTGGGCCTCCCACTTTGCCGCTGTGAATAGGTCGAGATAAACGGAATAACGGCGTTCGTTCGTCTTGTAGAGCGGGTGTAAGGTTACGTCCCTGGGGTCTCCTACTCCGGTGGTGATAAAAGTGTTTACTTCTCCCTCTACTTGTTTTAGCCAATTCGCGGGCTGGCGGTCTTCGGTCATGATGACCGGCACGTAATTTTCGGAATGTGCCAATGGATCATTGGCTGGGCCGAGGTCGGCAGCCAGTACCAAGGGGCCATAGCAGATGGCCACTCGGTCTGCATCGTCGGGCATGGGCTCCAGGCGCAAGTCGAAAGGCATCTCCAATTTGATCTCATCTCCATCTTTCCATTCCCGATGCAGGCGAATGAAACTGCCAGGTGTTCCAGTTATTTCTTGTGCCTCGCCATTGATGGATAGTTCTAATTTACCGTTTTCTAACCAATGGGGGTAACGAATTTGCAAGGCCAAGGTAAGGGGTTGCGCACAGCTAAACCGAAGGGTTGTTGCCTGTTCTTCAGGGAAGGCAGTGGTTTGCCGAAGGCGGAGTCCTTTTTCGGGCCAATTCAACTCGGCAGCAATAAACTGGAAGAGGTATAAGTCTTCCTCATTGTGGTAAAAGATGTTTGCGCCATATTTACTATGGGTCTCCATTCCGGTACCTACACAGCAGGTAAACCCTTCGGGGTCTTGATAATCTTTTTTACCCCCCATCTCCAGCGATAGGTTGTAAATTACGCGTCCATCCGCTGGGTTTTGAGCGGATAGAATGTGGTTGAACAAGGCCCTTTCGTAAAAATCGGCTACTGCTGCCGAAGCCTCCCATTCGAAAAGGTGTTCTGAGAGCTTGAGCATGTTGTAGACATTGCAAGTTTCTGTGGTTTCATCACTGAGGCGGTTGCGGAGCTGGTCGGGCTGACCAAAGTACTCGTGGTTGCCATGGCCGCCGGTAACATAAGAGTGGTGATTGACGACCCGATCCCAGAAAAAAGAGGCGGCGGTTTGATCGGACGCATTTTGGGTAAGTTCGTAGCGACGAGCCAATCCGATCAGCTTTGGTATCTGCGTATTGCCATGGAGTCCAGGGAGTACATCAGTTTGTTGTGCCAAAGGCGTCAAAACAGCTTCGTGGTAAAATATATTTGCTAAATGAAGGTATTTTTCTGCTCCAGTGTCAGCATAGAGGTCAACAAGGGTTTCATTGATGCCGCCATGTTCGCAATGCAGCATATTTTGTACCTGTTCTTGGTTTAGTCCCTCCACTATGCCTGCCAACCAGTCAGCTAAGTGTTTTTCTACCTCCAACGCTTTTTTATTGTCACACAGTCGATAGGCATCGCGCAGCCCAGCCATGGTTTTATGCAGGTTGTAATAAGGTACCCAAATGCCATTCAGGTCAAAGCCCTGAGAGCGAATATCGCCTTTGGCTACCTCTTCGGTTAATACCTTTTTCCCATTTGGGAAAGCCCCTATAAAACCGTCTCCATCTGCTTTCTGGCAAAGAGCCAGCTCCTCTACGATATAGTTTACGCGATGCAAGAAAGCCGTATCACCAGTCGTCTGGTACATTAGCGCACAGCCGCTCAGGTAATGACCC from Saprospiraceae bacterium encodes:
- a CDS encoding Dabb family protein, translating into MKKTLVLITTLSVLYFTTCRDAGDGAMAETLKTELVAAQAALAAAQSELETLKEADEVQLIHIVYFNIKPDLSEEELTAFKKEVNRLAAIDQVKFFKFGPFEDLGDQRALSNYKMVMEMGFNSKEDYMAYQEDPVHLEVKQHTMTYLAGPPATYDFRPQHSGGD
- a CDS encoding arylsulfatase, which produces MTRKINPLYLIFSLFCLLSLMSACGNPAHEANSKKEHSTLPNIIYILADDLGYGDLGCYGQQNFQTPNIDRLAAEGIRFTQHYAGSTVCAPSRSCLLTGLHTGHTPVRDNHEIQPEGQWPIPAETYMLPEMLKEMGYTTGVFGKWGLGYPGSEGDPNNQGVDQFFGYNCQRLAHHYYPYYLWNNQEKYMLPGNEGQQKGTYAPNTIHEKALSFIENNKDKPFFLFYASPIPHAELFALESYMEKYRGKYPPEKAYDGVDEGEKYRTGPYGTQSESHAAFVAMIDLLDQQVGEVVAKVKALGLAENTLIIFTSDNGPHLEGGADPDYFDSNGPLKGYKRDLYEGGIRVPLIASWPGKIKAGSSSDHISAFWDFMPTLADLTGQTIKGDIDGISYLPSLLGEHTQKEHDYLYWEFHSQGGRVALRQGDWKLVRYNVGKGEPRPFELYDLSKDIGETHDLAAEFPEKVAAMASLLSNARTDSEVFQFGGVGYNAER
- a CDS encoding 3-hydroxybutyryl-CoA dehydrogenase, producing MTNITVIGAGTMGNGIAHVFAMNGFQVALVDISQEALQKGLATIAKNLDRMLSKERITEQDKVMTLSNIKAFTRIEEGVKNTDLVVEAATENVDLKLKIFQEIDQFAPARAILASNTSSISLTRIAAATQRPEKVIGMHFMNPVPVMKLVEIIRGYSTTDEVTQVIMDLSEKLGKIPVEVKDYPGFVSNRILIPMINEAIYTLFEGVAGVTEIDTVMKLGMAHPMGPLQLADFIGLDVCLAICNVLYEGFGNPKYAPCPLLVNMVMAGKKGVKSGEGFYTYTQGTKELVVSKAFR
- a CDS encoding methylmalonyl-CoA mutase family protein; translated protein: MTAVAPYQAKHKIRILTAGSLFDGHDVAINIMRRIIQRSGAEVIHLGHNRPVHEIVNAAIQEDVQGIAITSYQGGHMEFFKYIYDLLREKGAGHIKIFGGGGGTILPTEIDALHAYGINRIYSPDDGRLMGLQGMINDLLQQCDYPLGVNLNGEWEKSATQDSVAIARLITAIENYPEQQEQQIKKLAAKVQDSKIPVLGITGTGGAGKSSLVDELILRYLNVFPKEKIGIISVDPSKRKTGGALLGDRIRMNAIAHEGVYMRSIATRQVNLALSKQVGEALNVLKYAQFDLIILETSGIGQSDSEIVDYADISVYVMTPEYGAASQLEKIDMLDFADIVVLNKFDKSGAEDALRDVKKQYQRNHDLWEQTVDEMPVYGTIASQFNDAGTNVLFKALVEKLFPGKLAQLAETLPLSSQKIAIIPPSRVRYLSEITAAIRQYDAETEAQSEIARKLFGIKVTKDCLTTAKPLVLDTLDQTAAELSEKLSKETQQLLETWEAKKAAYSADEYIYTVRDREIKVPTYTTSLSHNKIPRIALPSFKDWGEIVKWGRQENVPGEFPFTAGVFPFKRKGEDPTRMFAGEGAPERTNKRFHYLSKDTPAKRLSTAFDSVTLYGEDPDYRPDIYGKVGNSGVNICCLDDAKKLYSGFDLCDPKTSVSMTINGPAATICAFFMNAAIDQQCEKYLVEHQLEHLVEAKLKNLYDDRGYKRPVYEGPIPAGNNGLGLKLLGLTGDQVLEPSIYHTIKAKALQSVRGTVQADILKEDQAQNTCIFSTEFSLKLMGDVQAYFIEHKVQNFYSVSISGYHIAEAGANPISQLAFTLANGFTFVEYYLARGMHIDDFAPNLSFFFSNGIDPEYAVIGRVARRIWAKAMKYRYGANERSQKLKYHIQTSGRSLHAQEISFNDIRTTLQALYAIYDNCNSLHTNAYDEAITTPTEESVRRAVAIQMIINHELGLAKNENPLQGAFIIDELTTLVEEAVLAEFDRITDRGGVLGAMETMYQRGKIQEESLHYEMLKHTGEYPIIGVNTFLSSEGSPTITPKEVIRATKAEKEHQIQNLQNLHQANLAKSQASLAKLQQVALQNGNVFEQLLETGKYSSLGQITHALYTVGGQYRRNM
- a CDS encoding PQQ-dependent sugar dehydrogenase, with the translated sequence MTKNMMGSVVGILCLLQCTSTETPKQLVKEGVIIKSEAADFQLDTITAALFVPFGMDWLPDGRLLVTQRPEGKLNILDTETGALTDVCNLPPVHQQKHVGMMDVLVHPDYIENGWIYLAYTIGRQDSMTTTAVDRVRLKEHCLEDRESIFLAQPYFKTSDHYGCRLLIRDHYLFITIGDRLTRDSAQSLQTHNGKVIRLHDDGRIPADNPFRSTPNALPEIWSYGHRNQQGMAFHPRTGELWLHEHGPKGGDEVNIVRPGRNYGWPIITYGEEYEGGPVGAGITQKAGMEQPIYYYVPSIAPSGMSFYLGDAFPGWRGDLFIGAMAGRHLNRLVLEGNEVVKEERLLTDYPWRIRCVKQGPDGFLYLGVDVGMIIRLRPKVGALGVRL
- a CDS encoding glycoside hydrolase family 127 protein → MRLLAFFALASIIFSCKSIQEENKSNQTSVFQVYPFSLSQVTLLEGPFKEATKLNAKVLLAYQPDRFLAKFRAAAGLEPRAAHYEGWEAETIAGHSLGHYLSGCALMYQTTGDTAFLHRVNYIVEELALCQKADGDGFIGAFPNGKKVLTEEVAKGDIRSQGFDLNGIWVPYYNLHKTMAGLRDAYRLCDNKKALEVEKHLADWLAGIVEGLNQEQVQNMLHCEHGGINETLVDLYADTGAEKYLHLANIFYHEAVLTPLAQQTDVLPGLHGNTQIPKLIGLARRYELTQNASDQTAASFFWDRVVNHHSYVTGGHGNHEYFGQPDQLRNRLSDETTETCNVYNMLKLSEHLFEWEASAAVADFYERALFNHILSAQNPADGRVIYNLSLEMGGKKDYQDPEGFTCCVGTGMETHSKYGANIFYHNEEDLYLFQFIAAELNWPEKGLRLRQTTAFPEEQATTLRFSCAQPLTLALQIRYPHWLENGKLELSINGEAQEITGTPGSFIRLHREWKDGDEIKLEMPFDLRLEPMPDDADRVAICYGPLVLAADLGPANDPLAHSENYVPVIMTEDRQPANWLKQVEGEVNTFITTGVGDPRDVTLHPLYKTNERRYSVYLDLFTAAKWEAQKKAYAAEVAAKKALEARTYDFFELGEMQPERNHHLQGDKIRVEHFKDKKFRVAERGGWFSFNMKVLPDAPLALVFEYWGGFTGSKTFDILVDDEKIATENISQKADGQFIDITYPIPANLTKGKQQVTIRIQPHVGHRGGPLFSARVVKE